In the Actinomycetota bacterium genome, CCGTCTGATCAATACTTTCCAGCCGCCGATCTAGGGCCGGGCCGACGGTGCGGTTGTCGGCGTAAAGTGGCGCCGACATGAAGTTCGGAATCGGCCAGTTCACGTTGCAGGTCCCGCCCTGGGACTTGCGCGCGCACGCGGAGGTTTACGCCGACGTGCTCGAGCTGATTGAGCTTGCCGAGCGCGCGGACTTCGACTCGGTGTGGCTGGCCGAGCATCACGGGGCGTCTGACGGATACGTGCCGTCGCTGCTGCCGTTTCTTGCTTCCGTAGCTGCGCGTACGACCCGGATCAAGCTCGGAACTGCCGTCATGCTGGCGCCGTTTCACCACCCGCTTCGCCTTGCAGAGGATGCCGCCGTCGTAGATGCGCTGTCGGGTGGCCGGCTCCGGCTGGGGCTCGGCCTCGGATGGGTGCCGGAGGAGTACCGGATGTTCGGCGCAGAGCAGCGCGGCC is a window encoding:
- a CDS encoding LLM class flavin-dependent oxidoreductase, with amino-acid sequence MKFGIGQFTLQVPPWDLRAHAEVYADVLELIELAERADFDSVWLAEHHGASDGYVPSLLPFLASVAARTTRIKLGTAVMLAPFHHPLRLAEDAAVVDALSGGRLRLGLGLGWVPEEYRMFGAEQRG